In Oreochromis niloticus isolate F11D_XX linkage group LG12, O_niloticus_UMD_NMBU, whole genome shotgun sequence, the DNA window TTTCTTTAACTGAACTGAATAAAGAGAACCACCCACGCATGTTCAAGCCACTATTAATAGGCTTAATCATACAGACACTAAACAGGTTCATCTTCACAGGGGTGGCTTTTCTGGGCTTTAGCGGTTCAGCATATTTGTCATTGCCTTTAGTTATTTTTCTTGTTGCAGGGAAAGGTGTTTCCTAAGCTACGAAAGAGGGTTCCTCAGGGATCTGGATCCTCAGACTCAGTCTCCGATAAGGAGGAGGACGAGGCTACGGACTATGTCTTCCGAATCCTCTTTGCAAACAGTCAGTCAGAGTTTGGTGAGTCACCAAACATAAGCAGGGCCCAGGGGCTTCTCCCTGCAGTTGCATTTTGATAAAAATGTTGCCGATTGTTTGTTACAGTGACTGTAACTCATCCTCCCCATCTGACTTCATCCCCGTCCTTCCAACCGATTGGAAAGGGCCCTACCAAAACAGGGACCCTGGTTGTACCCAGGCGGTCCTGCAGCTGTCCTGAAGAATCCCCCTCACTCACAGGAAGCAGCTGTAACACTGTCACactttggctcgtctgtccatCTGTCAGCTTCGCCTTACTTTAATTCCTTGCGTCTAATATCCTCCTGCCCTGTCCTGTGCCTCAGGAAATGTTTATTGGTGTGCTGTGTCAATAAAGCCACAATGCTTCACACCTCTTTTACTGCACCACGACACAACAGCCTTTAATCAGGTGAACAGTGGACAACTAATCAAACATGGCAACCGAATTGAGAAAGGCGCTTGCTTAATTGAACTTCCTCCctatattaatgtaattaaaCACGATGGCTTCATTCTTCACGATTATCATATTATcataaatgtttctgttttctttgctctAACAGGAATCGAGCATAAGCAGGTCACTAGTGATCAGCATAATTGTGCTTCAGCAAAAATATTGCAAAGTGCAAATATAATTGTTCTCGAAAGCCTCAGCAGTATGCTGCTCTAAAGTGATTATGAtggcatgtttttgtgtttgctgcAGTTACTCCTCCAGATCTGATGGATCCAGGAGCTAAGATGTGGCATCCCACTCTCAGGAAGTCCTCGTGTTCCTCCTGCTCTCAGGGGAGCTTCTCTGAAGCGGCGACACCCAAGGGGTGCAACCATGAGAGGTGAGAGATAAAACACGCCCCGAGATAGACAGAGCTGTGTTAAGACTGGGGAACTGTGAAGCTCCTGAAGGCTGCTGTGATTCACTAACACACCTGACAACCTCCGCAATACAGAGGAAACTGGGGATGGAAGCAAGATACAAGAACCCAGCAATTACCCAGAAGACAATTGTGTGACATTTACCTCAGTGAAATGAGAACGTGTTGGGAGAATTAGTGATAAGCTGTGCAGATAAAATGGTAGAGAGCTATGGAAAGAAGACAGGCTGCTGGGCTAATTTGTTCTATATGGCAGCATAACAGTTTATCATTTTATAAAAGGTCAGCCCCGACACAGTAATGAACTCTACATTAGATAGAGGATATCGTATATTCGGGAGAATATGAATTACCTGCACTTAATAATTGGTCTAATGATAGTGTAttgctgtctgtgttttctctgcATACTAATGTGGGTTGTGTCTTTCTGCAGGACTCCTCTGAAGCTGCTATGTGACAACATGAAGTATCAGATCATCTCCAGGGCATTTTATGGCTGTATGTAAATGCTTAATGCTGCAGTCACACTAGGGAAAAAGATGGTTGCATGACGATGttgacttcatttttttcacaccttTTGAGGGCGAATTTTGTGTTCGGTATGTCTATACAACACAAAAGGTTTGGAACTTACAATTCTGAATTTCATGTCCCTTTTTTGCATCGCACTCGATGCGTAATGACCTTCACTCATAAATCAGCAGAAATCACAAATTCATATGAGAAAACTACTCACTGAATCAGGCTACGATTGTTAGGAGACAGCTTGCCTCCTACGCAGTGACCTGTGCAATCACTTTGCAATTAAAAGCTGCAAGCTCAACCTCCGGGCATCTCCGCAAGTCTTTGCAGCCGGTCACTAACAGCAAAGAAATTAAACCACTGATTGTTCCTCATCACAGCGAGGTTGCCGTCCTatttttactctagtgtgactgagccGTAGTGTATACCCTGAAAAATCCCTTCACATTCAATTTGAAAAAGTATTTTATGGCATGCTTTAGCTTCTTCAATAACAAACTGCATTGTCAAACAGGGCTGGCATACTGCCGTCACCTTTCTACAGTGCGTACGCACCTCTCAGCTCTCGTAAATCACACCATTGTGGCGCCCGACGTGCCCTGTGCCGCCTCGGGAGGCCTCACCGCAGACGTGTGGCAGACTTTCCTCAAAGACTGCACAGTAAGCACCTCTGACATCCCTTTACTGCAACACAAACTTAATATTACCTTTTTTCTGTTCACACACACGAGCAGCATCCCCATCACTCAGTCAGTCTTAATATTAATATCAATCCTCTCCTAAAAAGTGGTTCACACTGTTAGTGTCACGACAGTGTGCATGACAGGCGACTAATGGCTCTATAAATCTCAAACTCCTTGTCTACAGGTTATTTGAACATCTGTTACATTTGCTGGAGTGAAAGAGAgtctgaattaaaaataaaataatagttTATTAGCCAAGCACTGCAAACTGGATTGTTCTTAATAAATCAGTCGACACTGAAGTTTTGAAGCACTGATGAACTATTTAAATATGCAGTTAATCAACTGCCTGTCTTGTTTCTTTAGGCCTACAAGGAGCAGGAGCTGCTGCGCCTGGTGTACTTCGGTGGTGTGGACCCATCACTGAGGAAAGAGGTGTGGCCTTTCCTGCTGGGTCATTACCAGTTTGGCATGTCAGAGGCTGAGAGGAAGGAGGTTTGTATTTTCTATGCTTATGGTTTTGAGCCAGAAGCCTTTTCAACCTAATCACTGATCCTTCATCCTTTACTTTTTCATGCAGGTGGATGATCAGGTCAGAGTGTGCTACCAGCAGACCATGGGGGAGTGGCTCAGCTGTGAGGAGATTGTCCGCCAGCGAGAGAAGGAGCAGCACGCTGCGGCTTTGGCGAAGTGCTCCTCGGGTGCAAGCATGGACAGTTACAGTCAGAAGATGAAGCATCACGATTCAACTGTGAGCAATGAGGTAAAACAGCAACGCGTACACATGCAGACTCAAACGAAAAACACAGTAACCTTTGGTGTAGACCAGTGTATGTTGTGACCAAAACTAGTAACTCATCCAGGTACAGTGACAGAGAAGATTGGAAATTAAACATTAATGCCAGCTTTACACTTTTGGAGCTTGAATTGTGCCTTTTTATACTCTTTTTCGCACCTTTTATTCTCCGATCACAGTCCTCCCAGAGCTCAGACAGGCAGAGTTTGGCTCGCCTGCAGAGTGAttccagcagcagcacacaggtATCAGAAACTCAGCAGTATTTGGATGTCAAAATAGTCTTTTGGTCTTTTAAAGATGGTGAAGATAATGTTGCATTTCTATCATCCATTTCTGTCGCTCTGTCCGTTTGATCTCAGCATTTTGAACCAAAACTCCTCACTGCTACCTTCTCTCCTGCTAGTTCTTTACATCCTCCCAACCCTTCCCCTGGAGTAGCCTGCTTCCCTTTGGCTTGTTCTTTCAGGTGTTTGAGTCTGTAGAGGAGGTGGACCAGATTGAGATGGAGCCCAAGAATGGAGAAACCAAACAGGTGCCTAAGCTGCCCAATGGAGCTCTGCAGAACGGGACGAGCTCTCCTGACTCTGGACATCCTTCCTCTCGCAACTTCTCCATCACCTCTGGCCTGTCGGACGGCTCCTTCAGCACAGAGGACAGCGCTGCACAAGATACAACCCCGAGACCTGCAGCTGTCCCTCAGGTGTCACAGAGCTCTGTCAAGCCTGCAGGAGGAGAGAGCGAAGGTCAGTCATTGGAAAAGGACGGCCAGGTGGAAGGTGAAGTGAAGGACAAAAGGGTGGAGAAAGAGAAAGCCTCCGATGTGACCAAAACTTCAAAACATGCTGCAGAAACAGGTGATAAAATAGACACGAAAAAGACGAGTTTAAAGCCTGAAACGAAAGATAATATCGAGGAGTCACAAGCTGTTAAAGCAGCGGGGACAAAGCATGAAGATAAAAGCCTCGATGGGAACATTAAAGGTGACGAATCTTTAGAGACACTAGAAGTGGCAAAAGCATTGAAACCCGAAGAAGCGAATGTGGAAAAGATGAAGGAAGTGGACGAATCAAAGACGAGTAAAGAGGTTTTAGTGACAGGAgggaaagagaaaatattcaaaGGTCCCGGGGCTCCTGAAATGGAAAATCTCACTCTCTCAGCAGACACAAGAGTGGTGAAAGCAAGAGAAGCCTACAGTGCCGCTCAGAAAGATGAGCCTCACATCATGACTGAGTCAGATGAGTCTCCCTCAGCCATAGAAATGGAGGAGATCCCCAAAGCCAAAGTTTCCATGGTGCCTTGGAGCAGGAAAGGACATTGTGAAACCTCGTCTTCCTCTGAGAACTCGCCCCCTCACGTAGAGCTCAGGCAGAAGGAGGAACAAAGAAAGCTCAGTCCAGAGGGCACAGAGTCCAACCTGTCGGAGCCGGAGATGGAGAGCCTTTACCCTCCCTTTGACTCTCTGGCTGCATCTGAAAACACAAAGAACCAAGTGACCTCTCAAGTGTCAACTGGGAGTCCCTTCTCTGTATGATAATATCATATGATTTTAATTTACATTAAATAAACTCAAATGACCGTAAGTATGTTTTACACATAAATATCATTTCATCTATTTCAGCAAGAGCTTTTGGACCTGTATACACTGAATCTGCACCGCATTGAAAAGGACGTCCAGCGCTGTGATAGAAACTACTGGTACTTTACTCCTGCCAACCTGGAGAAACTACGCAACATCATGTGCAGGTAAAACACTGAGAGCAACACTCAAGGTTAATAAAAGGAAAATGGAAAGGAAACGTGAGGTTTCTCATCACTATTGGCTGTAAAAATTTGACAAAATCTTGAAAAGATATCAAAGAAGAGTGGAGGATTTGTCTCTGTTTAGCCTTAAATAGACCACATAAATGCTCTATTTAATAAACGTCATAAATAACTGTGGTCATATTTAAACACCGTGAAAAGCCGAACACCAGTAAGACAAAGCAGCGGGCAATTCTTTTTTTCAAGAGCTGAATGACTCACTCTCATTCAGATTCAATTGAGAGCTTCCTTTGTCAATTTTCCGACACAATAACACTACGAAGCCACGAATACAAGTGATCACAACACTAAGATGTAACGCAAGGAAAGAAAAGCCAACAGTGCAGCAGAAATGACTTTGATCTGAAATGTTTTTATAGCCAGCCGAGCTAACAGGCTACACATTCTTTCTCCCTCCAGTTACATTTTCTAGGTTTTATGTCTGCTTCTATTGTAGTGTGcatattggggtttttttcttgtaactagctgaaaataagaaaacacacaaaaaagacgTTTTCTTAAACAGCAGATTacatgtctttattttttttatgcctTCTCTCATGATGAGCCACTCATCTACACCTTTCTAAGCCCTTCTTATACAAAACATATATATTTACAGTTTTAGCAGCCTTAATTACAAAGGATAATacgttttggagaaaaacatacagtactgtgcgGAAGTCTTGAGTCACacatcatttctttatattttgctccaAAGAAgccagaactttttttttcttgagttctatttttttggtttgttaagATATTTCACACTGACCTAAGAATCATtcactggactgaaaatcagtggcaacaggtctgatggggagatttgaaatttgaaattaCTGGTTCAAATTGTCGTCAGTATAtgcagaggaggtcaggagagcggtagaacagtgagtgtctacagccttCTGTAAAACAAGGTGGAAGGGCTTTTCGTAGTTCGGCCAGTGGTGCTGGAATTATGAAATAGTGAAAAACTGATGGAatcatgaacacagaaaagtaccatcagttTGTAATTCGCCAAAAAATACCAACTGGAAAGTATTTGATTTgcagtggcttcatttttcatcatGACAGTGATCCTAAGCGTACTGCcgatgcagtaaaagcatacctggatagaaaaacacacagcggaCTACTAtcagagtaaaaaaaacagaataaaaggcagcaaacatccaaagaagagcttgaATGTCTtttaagaagcctggagaactattcctgaaggctacttaaaaaatgacaacacaggtcgcctaagagagttcaggctgcgctgtatatactgtatttccacatTTCGATAAATCTCCACCTATTCCCCAATTTCCGAGAAAAATATATGAAGAAATGGAATGCAGATCAAGATTTTTGCAGAGTACTGTAGTTGTCCTAAAAACAGTTATTATTATATGTTACAACGTGAGTGTGGAAACAGCTGTTGACATTAGTGTAGCTCAGAGAGAAAAGCAGCCAAGTGGAGTCAAGTTCACTTCTCTTGGTTGTATATTCACAGCTATATCTGGAGGCACCTTGACATCGGTTATGTGCAGGGAATGTGCGACCTGCTGGCTCCACTTCTAGTCATTCTGGATGATGGTGAGTCAACACACTGACTCACTATTTATTTTCCCTCCTCTTTGACACTTGGTGTATTTTTACAGTATTTGATGTAACAGCAGAGAAGAGTTTGCCCACTCGATTTTTCACTCCCGCTTCCTCTCTCTGTCCTCCTGTCAGAGGCCATGGCTTTCAGCTGTTTCACTGAACTCATGAAGAGAATGAATCAAAACTTTCCACACGGAGGAGCTATGGACACTCATTTTGCAAACATGCGCTCACTAATCCAGGTCACACAGCATCTACAAACCCccatttcttcttcacttttttctcttttttctctgctgtcttaattttgtttataattatttaatttacttTGATCGTCTCTCGGTATAGATCCTGGATTCTGAGCTGTTTGAGCTAATGCACCAGAATGGAGACTACACCCACTTCTATTTCTGCTACCGCTGGTTTCTCCTAGACTTCAAGCGAGGTAATGTGACAGCATAGCCTGACACAGTTTGCACCAATTAGAGAGGATTCCTCTCTTTAAGCCCTGCTTGTGAATAAAATACCAAACAATCTGCCAGCTTGTTAGCAGCACATTCAGCTGGAAGAGATTTTGCATGAATGATCGCTAAATGTTCTGGCTTTACAATTCACAGTACTTTAGAATGAGGGTTTGCCATATTTTAGCCGTACTTTCTATTATCATTCTTGCTGTATCTGCATCGTCTCCTCTCTCCACTGAAAGCTCCACAAACTCACCTCCCACCCAAACCTCCGAACGCCGCTgcagttcagcttttgtttGGGCGCTTTGTCTTGCAGAGCTGGTCTATGATGACGTGTTTGCAGTCTGGGAAACCATCTGGGCAGCAAAGCATGTCTCTTCCAGTCACTTTGTCCTCTTCATTGCACTGGCGCTGGTGGAGGTGTACAGGGACATCATCCTGGAGAATAACATGGACTTCACTGACATCATTAAGTTCTTCAACGGTAAAGCCTTGAAGCTGAAGTTCACATATGCTGTGCAAGACTATTTggcacaataaaacaagaagagTTTCAAAACCAACATAAATCTagtaaatatctggtttaatGAGGTTTTGCATTTAACATTATGCTACTCTGATTACATTACTCTGTTTTGCCTTGTTCTAATACTgcagattgatttttttttttatcctccaGACAGTGAAACTTccatttctgtcagtgtaaagacattaaattaaacatttaatccctgagatgTCTTATatgaaaaagaagtgcaatttcaacatttagtgtttctacatgataaatgtgtaaaattacagaaaagccTCGGGTAGCTTATTTCCCAGCCTGTCCTATAATTATGAAATATTAAGTTTTTATTGTCATCAGCCCGTCGGGCAGGCAGACGGGCAGTCTGGACACCCAACTCTGTGAACTCAATAACTCGAAGCATcgtaggattttcaaattgataccatagccATACCATGCATTTCATAAAAATCAATTCCttccttcacatttttcagAACCATCCAGTTGACCAaattggagtctttgctgggcCAATGCTGGCCCTCGAGCCTTATATTTGACACTCCTACTCTAATGCATGCTAAATCAGCACCATATTTTTTACATATTAAAGTTAACCTATTtgttattgtattattattcaGCCTGTATAGTACAGCAGCATAATTTCAGCTCTGTATCTTAAAGACACTGAAGAAGCAGCTACATTATAGAAATCACCATTTTAAGAACCTGACTCATAGAATAGATTAGATGTTGTGATATTGCAGCCTCTCCCATCCAGTTTTCAAAAACCTGTTTGTCTCATACTGAAGTCTCATGTCTCGTGTTTTAACAGGAGAGTTTCTTGTGAGACTCGACCTTTTCACCCCTCCAGGTCCCTGTATCAGGACCAGGCAGTATTTGAAACCACGCATCATTTTTCGAGGGTTGCCAAGCGTGATATTCGGTGAATAAGCCTGAGAGTGCTGCTTTGACTAAAATAGCTGTAGCATGTTTTGTGCTCCATTTCTGTGGAGCAGAACATTCAGGCAGGCGATGAACTTACACCCAGCCCAAAATCCCAGTGACAGCAGCTGATTTCAATGCCAGCACACATCAACTGATGCCGCAGCTGATATCTCCTTTTACACACCCAAATGGCAAATCAAATATAGGCTCTGTTATTGAGATTGTTGCAGCCTGCCTACAGTTACTGATGCAGCCCTTCTCTACCTGAGATTCTCTTTTACACATTGTGTTTGACTTAATCAGTGTTTTGTCCTTGATGCCTGCTCTGTTCTGTGCCTGCTGGGCTTTCACTGCCCTCAGACTGTCCATGTACATTCATACAAGGGCAGTAAGTCCCACAACAGAGCAACACTGCAACAATGAATCTTGTGACTGGACTGCTCCTTCCTGAGgtttaaaaacattatttaatGACAGTAAATAGTTTCCAACTCCTACTCTGGCTCGCTGATAAGTATAAAGATTCATATTGTATTTCAAAACGCTCCCACAGGTTTGTCTTATCCACAGAGAGCAAGGCTGAGCGTCATCCTCTCGTAGTTTTGCAGGTGTTACTGACATATTTACaggtgaaaatttaaaaaaaaaaaatatagccaGGGTTAAGGAGGAGTGAGGCTAATTTTCAGGTAAAAACAGCTTTAGACTGAATTATCAGCAGCTGAATACAATTAATCTAAATGAGTCAGAGATATTATTTGGTTGCCAGCGTGAACTTGCAAACTAAGATTTATCATGTCCACAAAAACATGACTTGCAGAGTCTGTTATGGATGACTGCGAGTGTAAAGTCTGTGTAAACAGTTTTCTGAGCATGTTTTCAGAAAGTTACAGAATCACGGGTACGGACAATTACAGAGATGATCTGTGCATTCTTGCGTGGGTAAAAATGTTcaagctgttgtttgtttgtgtctttcAGAAATGGCGGAGCGTCACAACATCAAGCAGATTTTGACCCTGGCCAGAGATCTTGTGTGCAAGGTGCAGATGCTGATAGAGAACAAGTGATTGTGCTGTTTGTCTTCTTTTCCTTCCGAGCAAAGTGTGACCGGCTGTAGCAGCACAAGAGAAGAACGCACGCTCTCACACGTACATGAAGCCTTTACAATCATTTTGCTGCTATGAGCCTTACTGACTATATCCTCTATGTTATTCgatgttgtttgtgttgtcGGCAGGTGTGTGAGAATATTACGCTTAACATTTGTCAGTACGTTGAagtgaaaacaaatgtaaagctgtttaatttccaaatatttctttttttttttctcagaaatcCCTCAAGTGTCAATTTTAGTCCGAGTGCACTTAATATTTTCAGATAAAGATGGTTTTAGCTGCACGTTTCaaaccaaaaagcagaaatgaatTCAACCAGAGACTATATTTATGGGAAAAATACATTGTGATAATAGTTTATATTGATTATTTTTCGTCTACAAGATAGAGCTATTAAAGAAATACAGTTATCCTCTTATTCTAACGAAGGAAAGAATGTCTGCAGACTTTTAATATGCTTTACACCCAAAAGCAAAAGTAGTTTTTacagactgattcaggacactGGCTTGGAGCCCAAAGTGTAACCCAGTCCAGTTACGTTTCACACAGTGTTCAGGATAATTCAGCTTTTAGCACCACGTTACTGGTTTAGCCAGCGGTGTTTCCAGTGTTCTTGAACTGCCTCGTCTGCCAAATAGTATGTCTTTATTTGTTACGTGTGTTAACCGTGGTGTAGCGGGAgaagaaaatgtgtttgaatTATTGGAAATAAATTATCTTGTAAAATCATAATCTGACATTTATGTTACCGATTGATGTCTTAGCAGATATTCGTGTAAAGAAACAAGCTTGGTTTGattaacttcttctttttttttttcattatccaGTGAACCAAGTGTGAACTTTGTAAATTGTGATTACtcatcttgatttttttttttccttgtgttgTCCTGTATCGTCCGGTGcctgttttaaatgttaattttagCTGAATAGCGGAGATCATATGATTATTCAGTGTGAGGATGGTTTAAGCAGAGAGCTGAGAATGAAAGTTACCGTATGGCAGATTTTTAAAAGTgcattttttagttttttggcaGATTTGACAGACTTATACTCGTCATTCAAAGCCTAAAACTTCAAGTGTTGTTTCAAGGGTGTGGTAGGATGAGCTGCATTTAATCTTGGTGTTTCTTTGTGAATGCTAAATGCTGTCAGAAAGcctgttttaatttattgtaaCATTTATGccaaagtatttatttatttattcattcatccatttctttctttcGGAGGCTGCTTTGTTTGTAAATcggatatttttattttgtggccAGTTCTAAATGTGTATTGTAAAACAATCAAATTCTATACTTAGGtcatatatacaatatattaaATGGTATATgttctaataataaaaaaaataaaatggaatcaTTATTTTTCCATAATTGTAATGTGCATTTTACTAAATACAGTCAAAGTGAGGGGGGCTGATTAGGCAGATATACCAACAGGGCTCTGTTTATtagtaagaaaacaaaaatcaagaTCAGGaaatcatgtgaaaaagaaattacCCTTTAAATAGGTTTTATGTATCAGGACTTAATATAATAAATCACCTGCTCCCTAGCAGGGTCTAATTTCTTTTCTTACTAAGCcaaaatgcagcagcagcagtgtgaaaaactaaatacaccCCATCATTCAACAGGTTTTTACCCAGCTTTAGCAGCAAAAACATGAAGTAATCGAGGCATTTTGGCCCACTTGTttctttacaacattgcttcagCTATGAGGTTTGGAGACATTCGTTTCATTTATATACATCTCCAGTTGGTTTGAGGTGGCTGtgttgatatgctgtgtttttggttttcatCAAACATGGTTCTGTGCGTTATGGCCAGACATGAAAGTGGGCGTGTCCAAAGGAAATTGTTCCAGAAGACTTCTGGAGGTTTACTCAACTCTTCCAAACAAATGATAGTTGTTCAGTCCTTTCATTACATTGCACAGTTGCATTGAATTTGCTGGGACTGTGACTCTTGGTGAAGACAACAACTTTCTCACTATAGAATGACTGACTTCAAACTGCTTTATAACCCTTCCCAGATTGATTTAACTGATTTCCCAGATCAACATTTGCTGCTTggtattgtgttaacacactTAAATGCTCCAAACTGCCAAAGCTTCTTCTTTTACAGAGGTGCTCACGCTTTCCGATTTGCATTTGATTGGCCAATAATGAATCAGTGTGTAATATGTCATCTTGTGACCTAGATAACTTTGGAACTTATTAAGGATTCAATTAAGTTTTCATTACTCCCTGATACTAAAACccttaaaaatgaaagaaagtgtACTTTCACTTCACattaaagtttttacaaatgaaagagctcttttttttcctgagggTGGTGATTAAATTGTGACTTATTTTGTCAAGAGACTCTGTACAGATTTTCAAGTCAAGAATTACACCTTAGTGGAAATCGGCTTCAttgcattcattttttaaaacgagCTTCTCAGCACGTTTGTCTCCTTACAGGGTGAAGAACGCCGTTATTATGTCAGCAGGGTTGGTATGTATTCTGAGTAGTTTGAAAACTGGAAACAAAAACTGACGCCCGAACAGGGACTTGAACCCTGGACCCTCAGATTAAAAGTCTGATGCTCTACCGACTGAGCTATCCGGGC includes these proteins:
- the sgsm1a gene encoding small G protein signaling modulator 1 isoform X2, translated to MATIMAEAETRQRLLRTVKKEVKQIMEEAVTRKFVHEDSSHIVSFCAAVEACVLHGLKRRAAGFLRSNKIAALFTKVGKSFPPAEELCRKAQELEQIIETKRSQSLQSQDSIRKMPRLPSLSPPVVKNLWIRTALFEKVLDKIVLYLVENSSKYYEKEAVLMDPVDGPILASLLVGPCALEYTKMKTADHFWTDPSADELVQRHRIHGGLCRQDSPTKRPALCIQKRHSSSSMDERPSPSPSAREYVESLHQNNRATLLFGKNNVLVQPRDDMEAIPGYLSLHQTAELMTLKWTPNQLMNGSVGDLEYERSVYWDYAMTIPLEEIVYLHCHQQVDSGGTVVLVSQDGIQRPPLRFPKGGHLLQFLSCLENGLLPHGQLDPPLWSQRGKGKVFPKLRKRVPQGSGSSDSVSDKEEDEATDYVFRILFANSQSEFVTPPDLMDPGAKMWHPTLRKSSCSSCSQGSFSEAATPKGCNHERTPLKLLCDNMKYQIISRAFYGWLAYCRHLSTVRTHLSALVNHTIVAPDVPCAASGGLTADVWQTFLKDCTAYKEQELLRLVYFGGVDPSLRKEVWPFLLGHYQFGMSEAERKEVDDQVRVCYQQTMGEWLSCEEIVRQREKEQHAAALAKCSSGASMDSYSQKMKHHDSTVSNESSQSSDRQSLARLQSDSSSSTQVFESVEEVDQIEMEPKNGETKQVPKLPNGALQNGTSSPDSGHPSSRNFSITSGLSDGSFSTEDSAAQDTTPRPAAVPQVSQSSVKPAGGESEGQSLEKDGQVEGEVKDKRVEKEKASDVTKTSKHAAETGDKIDTKKTSLKPETKDNIEESQAVKAAGTKHEDKSLDGNIKGDESLETLEVAKALKPEEANVEKMKEVDESKTSKEVLVTGGKEKIFKGPGAPEMENLTLSADTRVVKAREAYSAAQKDEPHIMTESDESPSAIEMEEIPKAKVSMVPWSRKGHCETSSSSENSPPHVELRQKEEQRKLSPEGTESNLSEPEMESLYPPFDSLAASENTKNQVTSQVSTGSPFSQELLDLYTLNLHRIEKDVQRCDRNYWYFTPANLEKLRNIMCSYIWRHLDIGYVQGMCDLLAPLLVILDDEAMAFSCFTELMKRMNQNFPHGGAMDTHFANMRSLIQILDSELFELMHQNGDYTHFYFCYRWFLLDFKRELVYDDVFAVWETIWAAKHVSSSHFVLFIALALVEVYRDIILENNMDFTDIIKFFNEMAERHNIKQILTLARDLVCKVQMLIENK